A section of the Streptomyces sp. NBC_00178 genome encodes:
- a CDS encoding ABC transporter substrate-binding protein produces MRSIRIRILAIIAVLAIVGFGGWQLLPSDEVNADAIKIGTSDEVTSLDPAGAYDAGSWAIYSNLYQSLLTFKSGAIVPEPDAAETCGFVGQKLQTYQCTLRDDLTFSSGRKITAADVKYSFDRMLKIKADVGPSVLFPNLASVVAEGRTVTFNLSARDATFPQKLATGAGSIVDPSAYPKDKLRIGSEVDGSGPYILKAYEPGVQAELRPNPSYKGALAKTGVAVDIRYFEGSDQLQAAWQAGDVDVTHRQLPADKLAELDPGATEQRVTEADSAEIRNLVFNVRDDSPLADKRVRQALAWLIDRGPLVGDVYHSTVEPLYSLIPQGYIGHSTPFFDAYPQPDAKRARALMQEAGAKIPLPIVFAHRDDDANKAESAELVRQMEKDGLFKVTEKAVEWQAFQKGYAAGDYDAYTVGWLPDFPDSDTFSQPLVGRDSSLHNGYVSEKMDRLITSTQQYSDRSRTSADFKELQQLVGEDVPLIPLWQKKDYVVATPDVSGSQYLSDGTGIWRLWELSWI; encoded by the coding sequence ATGCGGTCGATCCGGATACGGATTCTCGCGATAATCGCGGTACTGGCCATCGTCGGATTCGGCGGCTGGCAACTGCTCCCCTCGGACGAGGTGAACGCGGACGCCATCAAGATCGGCACGTCCGACGAGGTGACCTCGCTCGACCCGGCCGGCGCCTACGACGCCGGTTCCTGGGCGATCTACAGCAACCTGTACCAGTCGCTGCTGACCTTCAAGTCCGGGGCCATCGTGCCGGAGCCGGACGCGGCCGAGACGTGCGGGTTCGTCGGGCAGAAGCTCCAGACCTACCAGTGCACGCTCCGGGACGACCTGACGTTCTCCAGCGGCCGCAAGATCACCGCCGCGGACGTGAAGTACTCCTTCGACCGCATGCTCAAGATCAAGGCGGATGTCGGCCCCTCGGTCCTCTTCCCCAACCTCGCCTCGGTCGTGGCCGAGGGACGCACCGTCACGTTCAACCTCTCGGCGCGCGACGCGACCTTCCCGCAGAAGCTCGCGACGGGCGCCGGGTCGATCGTGGACCCCAGCGCCTACCCGAAGGACAAGCTCCGCATCGGGAGCGAGGTCGACGGCTCGGGGCCGTACATCCTGAAGGCGTACGAGCCCGGGGTGCAGGCCGAGCTGCGGCCCAACCCGTCCTACAAGGGCGCGCTGGCGAAGACCGGCGTGGCGGTCGACATCCGCTACTTCGAGGGGTCCGACCAGCTCCAGGCCGCCTGGCAGGCCGGCGACGTCGACGTGACGCACCGCCAGCTGCCCGCCGACAAGCTGGCGGAGCTCGACCCCGGTGCCACCGAGCAGCGCGTGACCGAGGCGGACAGCGCCGAGATCCGCAACCTGGTCTTCAACGTCCGCGACGACTCGCCGCTCGCGGACAAGCGGGTCCGCCAGGCCCTCGCCTGGCTCATCGACCGGGGCCCGCTGGTCGGCGACGTCTACCACAGCACCGTCGAGCCGCTCTACTCGCTGATCCCGCAGGGGTACATCGGGCACAGCACCCCCTTCTTCGACGCCTACCCGCAGCCCGACGCGAAGCGCGCCAGGGCCCTCATGCAGGAGGCGGGCGCGAAGATCCCGCTGCCGATCGTCTTCGCCCACCGCGACGACGACGCGAACAAGGCGGAGAGCGCGGAGCTGGTCCGCCAGATGGAGAAGGACGGGCTGTTCAAGGTCACCGAGAAGGCCGTGGAGTGGCAGGCCTTCCAGAAGGGGTACGCGGCGGGCGACTACGACGCCTACACCGTCGGCTGGCTCCCCGACTTCCCCGACTCCGACACCTTCAGTCAGCCGCTCGTCGGCCGCGACAGCAGCCTCCACAACGGCTACGTCAGCGAGAAGATGGACCGGCTGATCACGTCCACGCAGCAGTACAGCGACCGCAGCCGCACGTCGGCCGACTTCAAGGAGCTCCAGCAACTGGTCGGCGAGGACGTGCCGCTGATCCCGCTGTGGCAGAAGAAGGACTACGTCGTCGCCACCCCGGACGTGTCGGGCTCCCAGTACCTCTCGGACGGCACCGGGATCTGGCGGCTCTGGGAACTCAGCTGGATCTGA
- the sdhC gene encoding succinate dehydrogenase, cytochrome b556 subunit — MPAGTLYRGREGMWSWVAHRVTGVLIFFFLFVHVLDTALVRVSPEAYDEVVATYKTPLVALLEYGLVAAILFHALNGLRIVAVDFWAKGPRYQKQMLWTVLGIWIVLMVGALYPVLGHAVREVFGS, encoded by the coding sequence GTGCCGGCTGGAACGCTGTACCGCGGCCGGGAAGGCATGTGGTCCTGGGTGGCTCATCGAGTCACCGGTGTCCTCATTTTCTTCTTCCTGTTCGTACACGTCCTGGACACCGCTCTCGTGCGTGTCTCCCCCGAGGCGTACGACGAGGTCGTGGCCACCTACAAGACCCCGCTCGTCGCGCTGCTCGAGTACGGCCTGGTGGCCGCCATCCTGTTCCACGCGCTGAACGGTCTCCGGATCGTCGCCGTGGACTTCTGGGCCAAGGGCCCGCGCTACCAGAAGCAGATGCTCTGGACCGTCCTCGGCATCTGGATCGTGCTGATGGTCGGGGCCCTGTACCCCGTCCTCGGCCACGCCGTACGCGAAGTCTTCGGGAGCTGA
- a CDS encoding succinate dehydrogenase iron-sulfur subunit, with translation MATPTLEKTDKAEAGFGNSPYITATFRIRRFNPEVSDEVQWQDFQISIDPKERVLDALHKIKWELDGTLTFRRSCAHGICGSDAMRINGKNRLACKTLIKDINPDKPITVEAIKGLTVLKDLVVDMDPFFQAYRDVMPFLITKGNEPTRERLQSAEDRERFDDTTKCILCAACTSSCPVFWNDGQYFGPAAIVNAHRFIFDSRDEGGEQRLEILNDRDGVWRCRTTFNCTDACPRGIEVTKAIQEVKRALITRRF, from the coding sequence ATGGCTACCCCGACTCTGGAGAAGACCGACAAGGCCGAGGCCGGCTTCGGCAACTCCCCCTACATCACGGCCACCTTCCGGATCCGCCGGTTCAACCCGGAGGTCTCGGACGAGGTCCAGTGGCAGGACTTCCAGATCTCGATCGACCCGAAGGAGCGTGTCCTCGACGCCCTTCACAAGATCAAGTGGGAGCTGGACGGCACCCTGACCTTCCGCCGTTCCTGCGCGCACGGCATCTGCGGTTCCGACGCGATGCGGATCAACGGCAAGAACAGGCTCGCCTGCAAGACGCTGATCAAGGACATCAACCCGGACAAGCCGATCACGGTCGAGGCCATCAAGGGCCTCACGGTCCTCAAGGACCTCGTGGTCGACATGGACCCGTTCTTCCAGGCGTACCGCGACGTCATGCCCTTCCTCATCACCAAGGGCAACGAGCCGACGCGCGAGCGCCTGCAGTCCGCCGAGGACCGCGAGCGCTTCGACGACACCACCAAGTGCATCCTGTGCGCCGCGTGCACATCCTCGTGCCCGGTGTTCTGGAACGACGGCCAGTACTTCGGCCCGGCGGCCATCGTCAACGCGCACCGCTTCATCTTCGACTCGCGCGACGAGGGCGGCGAGCAGCGGCTCGAGATCCTCAACGACCGTGACGGCGTGTGGCGTTGCCGCACGACGTTCAACTGCACGGACGCCTGCCCGCGTGGCATCGAGGTCACCAAGGCGATCCAGGAAGTCAAGCGTGCTCTGATCACGCGTCGCTTCTGA
- a CDS encoding thiol-disulfide oxidoreductase DCC family protein, with product MARTRPGGPPVGRITVLYDSRCPLCLHLRRWLEGQRQLVPLDLVPADSPEARRRFPGLDHAATLDEITVVGDGGQVYRGTSAWIVCLWALAEHRPKAHWLTTAAGRPFARATVHAAAAIRSVTTEPCGSAGAACRLPDPAGGSPG from the coding sequence ATGGCCCGCACACGCCCCGGCGGACCGCCCGTCGGCCGCATCACGGTCCTCTACGACAGCCGCTGCCCCCTCTGCCTCCATCTGCGGCGGTGGCTGGAGGGACAGCGGCAGCTCGTCCCCCTCGACCTCGTCCCGGCCGATTCCCCGGAGGCGCGGCGCCGCTTCCCCGGACTCGACCACGCGGCCACGCTCGACGAGATCACCGTCGTCGGTGACGGGGGTCAGGTCTACCGGGGGACCTCGGCCTGGATCGTCTGCCTCTGGGCTCTCGCCGAGCACCGGCCCAAGGCCCACTGGCTCACCACTGCGGCCGGACGGCCCTTCGCGAGGGCGACCGTACACGCCGCGGCGGCGATCCGGTCCGTCACCACGGAGCCGTGCGGCTCCGCCGGGGCGGCCTGCCGGCTGCCGGATCCCGCGGGCGGATCTCCCGGATAG
- a CDS encoding DUF4328 domain-containing protein yields the protein MLCTTCGTRPAASADGRCSVCAATRFAPPNGLMQPGPAPMAEGLHRLRSPAGLAKAVVVLLGVVIAVDVVALVAELSLRGEYANLTTIPGTVLYDAGSTTHSQLVYQRVTSAQALALLVTAIVFIIWFRRVRLNAEVFDASLQPMRPGWAIGAWFIPIGNIWLPRRIAAGIWTASAQTNPDGSWRDASKAPLNLWWTLYLGSTLVAQVATRNYEATDFSPALADSVTLIMAADVLDIAAAVAAIVFVRRLTRMQGERAALGMPPSSVPVPAPAGVPQA from the coding sequence ATGCTGTGCACGACCTGCGGTACGAGACCTGCGGCATCCGCGGACGGGCGGTGCTCCGTCTGCGCGGCCACCCGTTTCGCGCCGCCGAACGGGCTGATGCAGCCCGGTCCGGCCCCGATGGCGGAGGGGCTGCACCGGCTGCGCTCGCCGGCCGGGCTCGCGAAGGCCGTCGTGGTACTGCTGGGAGTGGTCATCGCGGTCGACGTGGTCGCCCTCGTGGCCGAGCTCAGCCTCCGGGGCGAGTACGCGAACCTCACGACCATCCCTGGCACGGTGCTGTACGACGCCGGCTCGACCACCCACTCCCAGCTCGTCTACCAGCGGGTCACCTCGGCACAGGCGCTCGCGTTGCTGGTCACCGCCATCGTCTTCATCATCTGGTTCCGCCGGGTGCGGCTCAACGCCGAGGTGTTCGACGCGAGTCTGCAGCCCATGCGGCCGGGCTGGGCGATCGGTGCGTGGTTCATCCCCATCGGCAACATCTGGCTGCCGCGACGGATCGCGGCGGGCATCTGGACCGCGAGCGCGCAGACCAACCCGGACGGCAGCTGGCGCGATGCCTCGAAGGCGCCGCTCAACCTCTGGTGGACGCTCTACCTCGGGTCGACGCTGGTCGCCCAGGTCGCGACCAGGAACTACGAGGCGACCGACTTCTCGCCCGCTCTCGCGGACTCCGTGACCCTGATCATGGCCGCCGACGTGCTCGACATCGCCGCGGCCGTCGCGGCGATCGTCTTCGTGCGCAGGCTGACCCGGATGCAGGGGGAGCGTGCGGCCCTCGGGATGCCCCCGTCGTCCGTGCCCGTGCCCGCGCCCGCCGGGGTGCCGCAGGCCTGA
- a CDS encoding succinate dehydrogenase hydrophobic membrane anchor subunit, whose amino-acid sequence MSTETPSSAIGDVEAVSLFDVDNPAPVIEPPRQRTGKTPKASRTNFEMYAWLFMRLSGIVLVVLVIGHLLIQLVLDGGVSKIGFAFVAGRWASPFWQLWDLGMLWLAMLHGANGLRTVINDYAERDTTRFWLKMLLYTATVFTVLLGTLVIFTFDPNIR is encoded by the coding sequence ATGTCCACCGAGACTCCTTCGTCGGCGATCGGCGACGTCGAGGCCGTGAGCCTGTTCGACGTCGACAACCCGGCACCCGTGATCGAGCCCCCGCGCCAGCGCACGGGCAAGACCCCCAAGGCCTCGCGCACCAACTTCGAGATGTACGCCTGGCTCTTCATGCGCCTGTCGGGCATCGTGCTGGTCGTCCTGGTCATCGGCCACCTGCTGATCCAGCTGGTGCTCGACGGCGGCGTGTCCAAGATCGGCTTCGCGTTCGTCGCGGGCCGCTGGGCCTCGCCGTTCTGGCAGCTCTGGGACCTGGGGATGCTGTGGCTCGCCATGCTCCACGGCGCCAACGGCCTCCGTACGGTCATCAACGACTACGCCGAACGGGACACCACCCGTTTCTGGCTGAAGATGCTCCTGTACACCGCCACGGTGTTCACCGTCCTGCTGGGCACGCTGGTGATCTTCACCTTCGACCCGAACATCCGCTAG
- a CDS encoding SDR family NAD(P)-dependent oxidoreductase, whose protein sequence is MTRLDGRTALVTGGSRGVGAAVVRRLAAEGAAVAFTYTSSADKAESVVADVVAAGGRAVAYRVDQADTGEASSLPGRVIEDLGRLDILVHNAAVYVTGTVDDPGHDAEALARQLAVNVVGVAATTRGAAPVLSDGARIVVISSVAAIQSMAAAGSDYAASKAALEAYARGWARDLGRRGITSNIVQLGTINTDMNPETTEGARTMAGLLPLGRYGQPHEVAGVVAFLAGEDSSFVTGATIRVDGGLLA, encoded by the coding sequence ATGACACGACTCGACGGCAGGACCGCTCTCGTCACGGGCGGATCGCGAGGAGTGGGCGCCGCCGTGGTCCGGCGTCTGGCGGCGGAGGGGGCGGCCGTGGCCTTCACCTACACCAGCTCGGCGGACAAGGCCGAGAGCGTCGTGGCCGACGTCGTCGCGGCGGGCGGGCGGGCCGTCGCCTACCGCGTCGACCAGGCCGACACCGGTGAGGCGTCCTCACTCCCCGGCCGGGTGATCGAGGACCTCGGGCGTCTCGACATCCTCGTGCACAACGCGGCCGTCTACGTGACCGGAACCGTCGACGACCCCGGCCACGACGCGGAGGCGCTCGCCCGTCAGCTCGCCGTGAACGTCGTGGGCGTCGCCGCCACCACGCGAGGCGCAGCGCCCGTCCTGTCCGACGGCGCGCGCATCGTGGTGATCTCCAGCGTGGCCGCGATCCAGTCGATGGCCGCGGCCGGGAGCGACTACGCCGCGTCGAAGGCCGCACTGGAGGCCTACGCCCGGGGGTGGGCCCGTGACCTCGGGCGCCGCGGCATCACTTCGAACATCGTCCAACTCGGCACCATCAACACCGACATGAACCCCGAGACGACCGAGGGCGCGCGGACCATGGCCGGCCTTCTGCCCCTCGGACGCTACGGTCAGCCGCACGAGGTGGCCGGGGTCGTCGCCTTCCTGGCCGGTGAGGACTCGTCCTTCGTCACCGGCGCCACGATCCGGGTCGACGGCGGCCTGCTGGCGTGA
- a CDS encoding 2-oxo-4-hydroxy-4-carboxy-5-ureidoimidazoline decarboxylase, which produces MCDVPAEAPVPEPVSGSARKNAHSNGIRHFNAWPRELAEAALLECCGSRRWALRMAAHRPYPDLDTLLAASDEAGYDLAPSDIAEALATESAPCLHHAAPRAAHLALRAAHAAYESRFGHVFVICLDGLRPSQHVDQVLAAIRTRLAHEPDEERALTAEEMRRLARGRIIELVTEAGCPAGPASPLPYDPR; this is translated from the coding sequence GTGTGCGACGTACCGGCGGAGGCTCCTGTTCCGGAACCAGTCTCGGGGAGCGCTCGCAAGAATGCCCACTCGAACGGGATCCGTCACTTCAACGCCTGGCCGCGCGAACTCGCCGAGGCCGCCCTGCTGGAGTGCTGCGGCAGCCGGCGCTGGGCCCTGCGCATGGCCGCCCACCGGCCCTACCCCGACCTGGACACCCTGCTCGCCGCCTCCGACGAGGCGGGTTACGACCTCGCGCCCTCCGACATCGCCGAAGCGCTCGCGACGGAGAGCGCGCCCTGTCTGCACCACGCCGCGCCCCGCGCGGCCCACCTGGCGCTGCGGGCGGCCCACGCCGCCTACGAGAGCCGCTTCGGGCACGTCTTCGTGATCTGCCTCGACGGGCTGCGTCCCTCCCAGCACGTCGACCAAGTGCTCGCGGCCATCCGCACCCGACTGGCCCACGAGCCGGACGAGGAGCGGGCACTGACCGCGGAGGAGATGCGACGACTCGCCCGGGGCCGCATCATCGAGCTGGTGACGGAGGCGGGATGTCCGGCCGGCCCGGCCTCCCCGCTGCCGTACGACCCCCGATAG
- a CDS encoding TetR family transcriptional regulator has protein sequence MVKEEENVADANAAKPSGTGRVPKASSASKSEQTRTLILETALRLFEERGYDRTTMRAIAQEAGVSVGNAYYYFSSKEHLVQGFYDRIAAEHAAAVRPVLDGDADLAVRIRGVLLGWLDVAQQYHRFAAQFFKNAADPESPLSPFSEDSVAAREAAISIHRNCLAGSDVKRDPELDQLLPQLMWLMQMGLVLFWVYDRTENTERSRRLVERTAPLAARAIALSRFRVLRPLVRQVHDVLVEFMPGAGNPRDVRSS, from the coding sequence GTGGTGAAGGAAGAGGAGAACGTGGCTGACGCGAACGCGGCGAAGCCGTCAGGGACCGGCAGGGTCCCCAAGGCATCCAGTGCCTCCAAGAGCGAGCAGACCCGCACGCTGATCCTGGAGACCGCGCTCCGGCTGTTCGAGGAGCGCGGGTACGACAGGACCACGATGCGGGCCATCGCCCAGGAGGCGGGCGTCTCCGTGGGGAACGCCTACTACTACTTCTCCTCGAAGGAACACCTGGTCCAGGGCTTCTACGACCGGATCGCCGCCGAGCACGCGGCGGCCGTCCGGCCGGTCCTCGACGGCGACGCCGATCTCGCCGTCCGCATCCGGGGCGTACTCCTGGGCTGGCTGGACGTGGCCCAGCAGTACCACCGGTTCGCGGCCCAGTTCTTCAAGAACGCCGCCGACCCGGAGAGCCCGCTCTCACCGTTCTCGGAGGATTCCGTCGCGGCCCGCGAGGCCGCGATCTCGATCCACCGGAACTGCCTGGCCGGGTCGGACGTCAAGCGCGACCCCGAGCTGGACCAGTTGCTGCCCCAGCTCATGTGGCTGATGCAGATGGGACTGGTGCTGTTCTGGGTCTACGACCGGACCGAGAACACCGAGCGCAGCCGCCGGCTGGTCGAGCGCACCGCGCCGCTCGCCGCACGGGCGATCGCACTCTCCCGCTTCCGGGTGCTGCGACCGCTCGTGCGGCAGGTCCACGACGTGCTGGTGGAGTTCATGCCCGGGGCCGGGAACCCCCGGGACGTCAGATCCAGCTGA
- the sdhA gene encoding succinate dehydrogenase flavoprotein subunit yields the protein MQIHKYDTVIVGAGGAGMRAAIESTKRSRTAVLTKLYPTRSHTGAAQGGMAAALANVEEDNWEWHTFDTIKGGDYLVDQDAAEILAKEAIDAVLDLEKMGLPFNRTPEGRIDQRRFGGHTRSHGEAPVRRSCYASDRTGHMILQTLYQNCVKEGVEFFNEFYVLDLLLQDVDGVKKSAGVVAYELATGEIHVFQAKSIIFASGGTGKFFKVTSNAHTLTGDGQAAAYRRGLPLEDMEFFQFHPTGIWRMGILLTEGARGEGGILRNKDGERFMEKYAPVMKDLASRDVVSRSIYTEIREGRGCGPEGDHVYLDLTHLPPEQLDAKLPDITEFARTYLGIEPYTDPIPIQPTAHYAMGGIPTNVEGEVLADNTTVVPGLYAAGEVACVSVHGANRLGTNSLLDINVFGRRSGIAAAEYSAKNDFVELPENPAKLVEEQVERLRNSTGTERVAALRTELQECMDANVMVFRTEQTIKTAVDKIAELRARYLNVSIQDKGRRFNTDLLEAIELGNLLDLAEVMAASALARKESRGGHYREDYPNRDDVNFMRHTMAYREVADDGTESIRLDYKPVVTTRYQPMERKY from the coding sequence ATGCAGATCCACAAGTACGACACCGTCATCGTCGGCGCCGGCGGCGCCGGCATGCGCGCGGCCATCGAGTCGACCAAGCGCAGCCGCACCGCCGTGCTGACGAAGCTCTACCCCACCCGCTCCCACACGGGCGCCGCGCAGGGCGGCATGGCCGCCGCGCTGGCGAACGTGGAGGAGGACAACTGGGAGTGGCACACCTTCGACACGATCAAGGGCGGCGACTACCTGGTCGACCAGGACGCCGCCGAGATCCTGGCGAAGGAGGCCATCGACGCCGTCCTCGACCTGGAGAAGATGGGCCTTCCGTTCAACCGGACGCCCGAGGGCCGCATCGACCAGCGCCGCTTCGGCGGTCACACCCGTAGCCACGGCGAGGCCCCGGTCCGCCGGTCCTGCTACGCCTCGGACCGCACGGGCCACATGATCCTCCAGACGCTGTACCAGAACTGCGTCAAGGAGGGCGTGGAGTTCTTCAACGAGTTCTACGTGCTCGACCTCCTGCTCCAGGACGTCGACGGGGTCAAGAAGTCCGCGGGCGTCGTCGCCTACGAACTGGCGACCGGCGAGATCCACGTCTTCCAGGCGAAGTCGATCATCTTCGCCTCCGGCGGCACCGGCAAGTTCTTCAAGGTGACCTCCAACGCGCACACCCTGACCGGTGACGGCCAGGCCGCCGCGTACCGCCGCGGCCTGCCGCTGGAGGACATGGAGTTCTTCCAGTTCCACCCGACGGGCATCTGGCGCATGGGCATCCTGCTGACGGAGGGCGCCCGTGGTGAGGGCGGCATCCTCCGCAACAAGGACGGCGAGCGCTTCATGGAGAAGTACGCGCCGGTCATGAAGGACCTCGCGTCCCGTGACGTCGTGTCCCGCTCCATCTACACGGAGATCCGTGAGGGCCGCGGCTGCGGTCCCGAGGGCGACCACGTCTACCTCGACCTCACGCACCTCCCGCCGGAGCAGCTCGACGCGAAGCTCCCGGACATCACGGAGTTCGCGCGCACCTACCTCGGCATCGAGCCCTACACGGACCCGATCCCGATCCAGCCGACCGCGCACTACGCCATGGGCGGCATCCCGACCAACGTCGAGGGCGAGGTGCTGGCCGACAACACCACCGTCGTCCCGGGCCTGTACGCCGCCGGCGAGGTCGCCTGCGTGTCCGTGCACGGCGCCAACCGCCTCGGCACCAACTCCCTGCTCGACATCAACGTCTTCGGACGCCGGTCGGGCATCGCGGCCGCCGAGTACTCCGCGAAGAACGACTTCGTCGAGCTTCCGGAGAACCCGGCGAAGCTGGTGGAGGAGCAGGTCGAGCGGCTCCGCAACTCGACGGGCACCGAGCGGGTGGCCGCGCTCCGCACGGAGCTGCAGGAGTGCATGGACGCCAACGTGATGGTGTTCCGCACCGAGCAGACGATCAAGACCGCGGTCGACAAGATCGCGGAGCTGCGGGCGCGGTACCTGAACGTGTCCATCCAGGACAAGGGCAGGCGGTTCAACACGGACCTGCTGGAGGCCATCGAGCTGGGCAACCTGCTCGACCTGGCCGAGGTCATGGCCGCCTCCGCGCTGGCCCGCAAGGAGTCCCGCGGCGGTCACTACCGCGAGGACTACCCGAACCGCGACGACGTCAACTTCATGCGCCACACCATGGCGTACCGCGAGGTCGCGGACGACGGCACCGAGTCGATCCGGCTCGACTACAAGCCGGTCGTCACGACCCGCTACCAGCCGATGGAGCGTAAGTACTGA
- a CDS encoding family 20 glycosylhydrolase — protein sequence MSPSRGTMVAGAAVAVAAAVTLTFAVWPDDSGSGTRNGGAASARTSPSPSRSYPLSTAPRTIPAVREHTPARGPGWKPGADSSVVVDDPGLADEAKLLAEELKIDYRGEKSARAGDVELALSSGGKGGPESYTLKTADGRVTISGPGQAGVFYGTRTLKQSLSADGTVPEGVVRDTPDRPQRGFNLDIARKYYSVDWIEARLREMADLKLNQFGLHFSDDQAFRIESDTHPEVVSDEHLSKADVRRIVKLAQSLHITVVGEIDSPGHLGAVLRAHPDLQLRNTQGVARQGAIDISRPGSAKIVDDLLSEYAELFPGDWFHVGADEYQALTVSDPQASYPQLAAAARDTYGSDATVQDLAEGWLNDRAAVIRKAEKIPKAWNDGFFSGGTVTADKGIEVEYWTGKEIGARPPQDYLAEGRKVVNLNDEFLYYVLGEPNDFTYPTGKRIYERWTPFVLRGTEPVSERYSKQILGGRFAVWGDFPDAQTQAQVAAGIRMPLNAVSQKLWDPGTPELTWADFTSLADEVDASN from the coding sequence ATGTCGCCCTCACGCGGAACCATGGTGGCCGGCGCGGCCGTCGCCGTCGCAGCCGCCGTCACCCTGACCTTCGCGGTCTGGCCCGACGACTCCGGCTCCGGGACCCGGAACGGCGGTGCCGCCTCGGCGCGCACCTCGCCGTCCCCGTCCCGGAGCTATCCGCTCTCCACGGCGCCGCGGACGATACCCGCGGTGCGCGAGCACACCCCCGCGCGCGGGCCCGGCTGGAAGCCGGGCGCCGACAGCTCGGTCGTCGTGGACGACCCCGGACTCGCGGACGAGGCGAAGCTGCTCGCCGAGGAGCTGAAGATCGACTACCGCGGTGAGAAGTCCGCCCGTGCGGGTGACGTCGAACTCGCGCTCTCCAGCGGCGGCAAGGGCGGCCCCGAGTCGTACACCCTGAAGACCGCGGACGGCCGGGTCACCATCAGCGGCCCCGGGCAGGCGGGCGTCTTCTACGGAACCCGCACGCTCAAGCAGTCGCTGAGCGCCGACGGCACCGTGCCCGAGGGCGTCGTGCGCGACACGCCGGACCGGCCCCAGCGCGGGTTCAACCTCGACATCGCGCGCAAGTACTACTCCGTGGACTGGATAGAGGCCCGGCTGCGCGAGATGGCCGACCTCAAACTCAACCAGTTCGGCCTGCACTTCTCCGACGACCAGGCCTTCCGGATCGAGTCCGACACGCACCCCGAGGTCGTCTCCGACGAACACCTGAGCAAGGCCGACGTACGCCGGATCGTGAAACTCGCGCAGAGCCTGCACATCACGGTGGTCGGCGAGATCGACTCCCCCGGACATCTCGGTGCCGTTTTGCGCGCCCACCCGGATCTCCAGCTCCGCAACACGCAGGGCGTGGCCAGGCAGGGCGCCATCGACATCTCCCGGCCCGGGTCGGCGAAGATCGTCGACGATCTCCTGAGCGAGTACGCCGAGCTCTTCCCCGGCGACTGGTTCCACGTCGGGGCGGACGAGTACCAGGCCCTCACGGTGAGCGACCCGCAGGCCTCCTACCCGCAGCTCGCCGCCGCCGCGCGGGACACGTACGGCTCCGACGCCACCGTCCAGGACCTGGCGGAGGGCTGGCTGAACGACCGCGCCGCGGTCATCCGCAAGGCCGAGAAGATCCCCAAGGCGTGGAACGACGGCTTCTTCAGCGGAGGTACGGTCACCGCGGACAAGGGCATCGAGGTCGAGTACTGGACGGGCAAGGAGATCGGCGCCCGGCCGCCCCAGGACTACCTGGCCGAGGGCCGCAAGGTCGTCAACCTCAACGACGAGTTCCTCTACTACGTGCTCGGCGAGCCCAACGACTTCACGTACCCGACGGGCAAGCGGATCTACGAGCGGTGGACCCCGTTCGTCCTCCGCGGCACCGAGCCGGTGTCCGAGCGCTACTCGAAGCAGATCCTCGGCGGCCGGTTCGCGGTCTGGGGCGACTTCCCGGACGCGCAGACGCAGGCACAGGTCGCCGCCGGCATCCGGATGCCGCTGAACGCCGTCTCGCAGAAGCTGTGGGACCCGGGCACGCCCGAGCTGACCTGGGCCGACTTCACCTCGCTCGCCGACGAGGTCGACGCGTCGAACTGA